A window of Ictidomys tridecemlineatus isolate mIctTri1 chromosome 1, mIctTri1.hap1, whole genome shotgun sequence contains these coding sequences:
- the LOC101956724 gene encoding olfactory receptor 2V2 has protein sequence MEIWLNQSSTDDFVLLGIFSHSPTDLVLFSAVMVVFIVALGGNVLLISLIYIDPRLHTPMYFFLSQLSLMDLMLVCTNVPKMAVNFLSGRKSISFVGCGIQIGLFVCLVGSEGLLLGLMAYDRYVAISHPLHYPILMNHKVCLQIVGSSWAFGIIDGLIQMVVVMSFPYCGLREVNHFFCEMLSLLKLACVDTSLFEKVIFVCCVFMLLFPFSIIVASYARILGTVLRMRSAQARKKALATCSSHLTAVSFFYGAAMFIYLRPRRYRAPSHDKVVSIFYTVLTPMLNPLIYSLRNREVMGALRKGLDRCKISSQH, from the coding sequence ATGGAGATATGGTTGAACCAATCATCCACAGATGACTTTGTCCTCTTGGGCATCTTCTCCCACAGTCCAACTGACCTTGTCCTCTTCTCTGCAGTTATGGTGGTGTTCATAGTGGCCCTCGGTGGGAATGTTCTCCTCATCTCCCTCATCTACATAGATCCTCGACTTCATactcccatgtacttcttcctcagtcagctctctctcatggacctcATGTTGGTCTGTACCAATGTACCAAAGATGGCAGTCAACTTCCTGTCTGGGAGGAAGTCCATTTCTTTTGTGGGTTGTGGTATACAAATTGGTCTCTTTGTCTGTCTAGTAGGGTCTGAGGGGCTCTTGCTTGGACTCATGGcttatgaccgctatgtggccattaGCCACCCACTTCATTATCCTATCCTCATGAACCACAAAGTCTGTCTCCAGATTGTTGGGAGCTCCTGGGCTTTTGGGATAATAGATGGTTTGATCCAGATGGTGGTAGTAATGAGCTTCCCCTATTGTGGCTTGAGGGAGGTGAACCACTTCTTCTGTGAGATGTTAtctttgttgaagctggcttgTGTAGACACATCCCTTTTTGAAAAGGTGATATTTGTTTGCTGTGTCTTCATGTTGCTCTTTCCCTTCTCCATCATTGTGGCTTCCTATGCTCGCATCTTGGGAACCGTACTCCGTATGCGCTCAGCTCAGGCCCGTAAGAAGGCCCTGGCTACCTGCTCCTCCCACCTGACAGCTGTCTCCTTCTTCTATGGGGCAGCCATGTTTATCTACCTGAGGCCTAGGCGATATAGAGCCCCTAGCCATGACAAAGTGGTCTCTATCTTCTACACAGTCCTCACACCTATGCTCAACCCCCTCATTTATAGCTTGAGGAACAGAGAAGTGATGGGGGCACTGAGGAAAGGGCTGGACCGTTGCAAGATTAGTAGCCAACACTGA